A stretch of Leucobacter aridicollis DNA encodes these proteins:
- the proB gene encoding glutamate 5-kinase: MDAGSRGATLLAARRVVVKVGSSSVSGDNAGQIPTLVDSLARLRAAGAEVILVSSGAIATGVPFLNIDARPDDLATQQAAAAVGQNILVNRYQRALSSHDLVAGQVLLTAHDMENPTHRGNARRALERLLALGTVPIINENDTVATHEIRFGDNDRLAALVARLVEADQLVLLSDIDALYTAPPEVVGAERIAHVAYGDPLDGVKIGESQSGWGTGGAATKVQAARLAADAGTTVLLTEARLLAAVLDGEDHGTLFGAAAR, encoded by the coding sequence ATCGACGCGGGCTCGCGCGGCGCGACGCTGCTCGCGGCACGCCGCGTCGTCGTGAAGGTCGGCTCGTCCTCGGTGAGCGGTGACAACGCCGGGCAGATTCCGACGCTCGTGGATTCGCTTGCGCGGCTGCGAGCCGCCGGGGCCGAGGTGATCCTCGTCTCCAGCGGCGCGATCGCGACCGGGGTGCCGTTCCTGAATATCGACGCGCGGCCCGACGATCTCGCCACCCAGCAGGCGGCTGCGGCCGTCGGGCAGAACATCCTGGTGAATCGATACCAGCGCGCGCTCAGCAGCCACGATCTCGTCGCTGGGCAGGTGCTGCTCACCGCGCACGACATGGAGAACCCGACGCACCGCGGGAACGCCAGGCGCGCCCTCGAGCGGCTGCTCGCGCTCGGGACGGTGCCGATCATCAACGAGAACGACACCGTCGCGACGCACGAGATCCGGTTTGGCGACAACGACCGCCTCGCGGCGCTCGTCGCGCGGCTCGTTGAGGCCGACCAGCTCGTGCTGCTGTCGGACATCGACGCGCTCTACACGGCGCCGCCGGAGGTGGTGGGCGCGGAGCGCATCGCGCACGTCGCCTACGGCGATCCGCTCGACGGCGTGAAGATCGGGGAGAGCCAGTCGGGCTGGGGTACCGGCGGCGCGGCGACGAAGGTGCAGGCCGCGAGGCTCGCCGCAGACGCCGGTACGACGGTGCTGCTCACGGAGGCGCGGCTGCTCGCCGCGGTGCTCGACGGTGAGGATCACGGCACCCTCTTTGGGGCGGCAGCGCGGTAG
- a CDS encoding glutamate-5-semialdehyde dehydrogenase: MSSTDAFVDLLTLAKGASRALATATTAQKNAALEAIAVALEGAIPEIIAANELDLARGVENAIGDGLLDRLKLDEARIRGLAAAVREIVSLPDPVGEVVRGSTLANGIAIAQQRVPFGVIGAIYEARPNVTVDIVALALKSGNGAVLRGGSAAEDSNRVLVRLIQEAVSGSGIDGNAFQTIDPFGREGAGRLMRARGFVDVLIPRGSAGLIATVVNESTVPVIETGAGIVHVYVDASADPDMAHAIVVNAKTHRPSVCNSAETLLVHAAHADTLLPRLVDALAERGVVLYGDERAQTAGVREPATPETWATEHLDLVMGVRVVDSMDEAIAHIDEYSTKHTESIVTNDFGNAERFLAEVDSAVVMVNASTRFTDGGEFGFGAEVGISTQKMHARGPMGLPELTSTKWVVRGTGQIR, from the coding sequence ATGTCTAGCACTGATGCGTTCGTCGACCTGTTGACCCTGGCGAAGGGTGCCTCGCGCGCCCTTGCCACCGCCACAACGGCACAGAAGAACGCGGCGCTCGAGGCGATCGCGGTCGCACTCGAGGGCGCAATCCCAGAGATCATCGCCGCGAACGAGCTCGACCTCGCGCGCGGCGTCGAAAACGCGATCGGCGACGGGCTGCTCGACAGGCTGAAGCTTGACGAGGCGCGCATCCGCGGCCTCGCGGCCGCGGTGCGCGAGATTGTCTCCCTTCCCGACCCGGTCGGCGAGGTGGTGCGCGGCAGCACGCTCGCGAACGGCATCGCGATCGCGCAGCAGCGGGTCCCGTTTGGCGTCATCGGCGCGATCTACGAGGCGCGCCCGAACGTCACCGTCGACATCGTTGCGCTCGCACTGAAGAGCGGCAACGGCGCGGTGCTGCGCGGCGGCTCGGCCGCGGAGGACTCGAACCGGGTGCTCGTACGCCTCATCCAGGAGGCCGTCAGCGGCAGCGGTATCGACGGCAATGCGTTCCAGACAATCGACCCGTTCGGCCGCGAGGGCGCAGGACGGCTCATGCGCGCCCGCGGCTTCGTCGACGTGCTGATCCCGCGGGGGAGCGCCGGCCTGATCGCGACGGTCGTGAACGAGTCCACCGTGCCCGTGATCGAGACCGGGGCTGGCATCGTCCACGTGTACGTCGACGCGAGCGCCGATCCCGACATGGCGCACGCAATCGTCGTGAACGCGAAGACGCACCGGCCGAGCGTGTGCAACTCGGCCGAGACGCTGCTCGTGCACGCGGCGCACGCGGACACGCTGCTGCCGCGCCTCGTCGACGCGCTCGCTGAACGCGGCGTCGTGCTCTATGGCGACGAGCGCGCCCAGACCGCGGGCGTGCGCGAGCCCGCCACTCCCGAGACGTGGGCCACGGAGCACCTCGACCTCGTGATGGGGGTGCGTGTCGTGGACTCCATGGACGAGGCGATCGCGCACATCGACGAGTACTCGACGAAGCACACCGAGTCGATCGTGACGAACGACTTCGGGAACGCCGAGCGCTTCCTCGCCGAGGTCGACTCGGCCGTCGTGATGGTGAACGCCTCAACCCGGTTCACCGACGGCGGCGAGTTCGGGTTCGGCGCCGAGGTCGGAATTTCGACCCAGAAGATGCACGCGCGCGGCCCGATGGGCCTGCCCGAACTCACGAGTACGAAGTGGGTTGTGCGTGGCACTGGGCAGATTCGCTAG
- the nadD gene encoding nicotinate-nucleotide adenylyltransferase, producing the protein MVATRRRVGVMGGTFDPIHHGHLVAASEVAKSFDLDEVVFVPTGQPWQKSNVSESEHRYLMTVIATASNPQFTVSRVDVDRDGPTYTVDTLRDLKRLMPDAELFFISGADAVQQIVSWKDVEKLWELAHFIAVSRPGHELSLSGLSHDNVSLLEIPALSISSTDCRERVSRGYPVWYLVPDGVVQYIAKHGLYSEEATDE; encoded by the coding sequence ATCGTGGCTACTCGGCGACGCGTGGGGGTGATGGGCGGCACCTTCGACCCGATTCATCACGGCCACCTCGTCGCCGCCAGCGAGGTTGCGAAGAGCTTCGACCTTGACGAGGTCGTCTTCGTGCCCACCGGTCAGCCCTGGCAGAAGAGCAACGTCTCGGAGAGCGAACACCGCTACCTGATGACTGTCATCGCCACGGCGTCGAACCCGCAGTTCACCGTGAGTCGCGTGGACGTGGACCGCGACGGGCCGACCTACACGGTCGACACGCTCCGCGATCTGAAGCGGCTCATGCCTGACGCGGAGCTCTTCTTCATCTCTGGAGCAGACGCGGTTCAGCAGATCGTCAGCTGGAAAGACGTTGAAAAGCTGTGGGAGCTCGCGCACTTTATTGCGGTGTCGCGGCCCGGCCACGAGCTGTCTCTCTCAGGCCTTTCACACGATAACGTAAGCTTGCTGGAGATCCCGGCGCTATCAATCTCCTCTACAGACTGTAGGGAGCGGGTGTCGAGAGGTTACCCTGTGTGGTACCTAGTGCCCGATGGGGTAGTGCAGTACATCGCCAAGCACGGCTTGTATTCCGAGGAAGCGACAGACGAATGA
- the rsfS gene encoding ribosome silencing factor: protein MLADLQIAVRAADAKGATAPVALEVGELFGFADAFLIVSGSVERNVQAISDEIERDLNEAGVRTIRREGREGGRWVLLDFGDIMVHVFHQEERDFYQLERLWHDCPVIDVSEMLEVAPQ from the coding sequence ATGCTCGCCGACCTGCAGATCGCCGTTCGCGCGGCCGACGCGAAGGGGGCAACGGCTCCCGTCGCGCTCGAAGTGGGGGAGCTGTTCGGATTCGCAGACGCGTTTCTGATCGTGTCTGGCAGCGTCGAGCGCAACGTCCAGGCGATCTCGGACGAGATCGAGCGCGACCTCAACGAGGCAGGCGTTCGGACGATCCGGCGCGAGGGCCGCGAAGGCGGGCGCTGGGTGCTGCTCGACTTCGGCGACATCATGGTGCACGTCTTCCACCAGGAGGAGCGCGACTTCTACCAGCTCGAGCGTCTCTGGCATGACTGCCCGGTGATCGACGTCTCCGAGATGCTCGAGGTCGCCCCGCAGTAA
- a CDS encoding response regulator transcription factor, whose product MTGQSHGIRVLVVEDDLRLADALASGLTSRGFGVSRVTTGAAARDALATVLPDVVLLDLGLPDADGVELCREIRESVAAAEVGIIMITARSQERERVLGLRSGADDYVVKPVGLDELSARIEAVLRRRQHAPAPVLTVGAVTLDLATRTVMSGGAVVELRPREFDLLAALMREPGTVRSRDHLLLQVWHTVWPGAHRTLEVHVSSLRAKLRDPDLIETVRGAGYRVAPRPGAGTG is encoded by the coding sequence ATGACAGGGCAGTCGCACGGGATCAGGGTGCTCGTCGTCGAGGACGATCTCAGGCTCGCTGACGCGCTGGCCTCAGGGCTCACCAGCCGCGGGTTCGGGGTGAGCCGGGTCACCACGGGCGCCGCCGCGCGGGATGCGCTGGCCACTGTGCTGCCTGACGTCGTGCTGCTCGACCTCGGGCTGCCGGACGCGGACGGTGTCGAGCTCTGTCGGGAGATCCGGGAATCGGTGGCGGCGGCGGAGGTCGGCATCATCATGATCACCGCGCGGAGCCAGGAGCGGGAACGCGTGCTCGGCCTGCGGAGCGGCGCCGACGACTACGTGGTGAAGCCCGTCGGGCTCGACGAGCTCAGCGCGCGCATTGAGGCGGTGCTCCGGCGGCGGCAGCACGCGCCAGCGCCGGTGCTGACTGTCGGAGCGGTGACGCTGGATCTTGCGACCCGCACGGTGATGAGCGGCGGCGCCGTCGTCGAGCTGCGGCCCCGCGAGTTCGACCTGCTCGCGGCGCTCATGCGCGAGCCCGGGACGGTGCGCAGCCGGGACCACCTGCTGCTGCAGGTCTGGCACACGGTCTGGCCTGGTGCGCACCGGACGCTCGAGGTGCACGTGAGCTCGCTGCGGGCGAAGCTTCGGGATCCGGACCTGATTGAGACCGTGCGCGGGGCCGGGTATCGAGTCGCGCCGCGGCCGGGAGCGGGGACGGGCTAG
- a CDS encoding sensor histidine kinase has product MRRRVIAIIVGLVVLAVSGLAVPLAAAIAERATATMVADRTGDAVRFAGIAEPSIVAGEPGTIGAELARYKELFGIEGLVIDRDGETVAASRAELTAADLGGPGAADGGALPPFVAYALAGTRTVSIDAVWPWTSEPQYVAEPVVSGGEVVGAVVTASPTGALRAAIAVQWLVVLLVIVALLGVGVAVAAPLARWVLRPIETLEEATAELGAGDLHARVPTGAGPPELVHLGRSFNRMAARIHRLVSRQRTFVAFAGHQVRNPLAALRMRIEGMGVALDPSAAEELSLALEEVDRLTRTCDGLITLARADSRQPPLVECNVREVVARRVAGWLPIAARAGASLEIGAVPQHLTVRAFDGTVDQALDALIDNALKFGATRVTVGASERSRDAASERSRDAASERSRGAASEVAGAGDREGARPAGIEVELRVRDNGPGLSAEDLARAVEPFWRSPERSEEPARPAASGSGLGLSVVVTLLGMQGGRLALSPVAPRGTEAVLRLPAGQENGLASR; this is encoded by the coding sequence GTGCGCCGGCGCGTCATTGCGATCATCGTGGGGCTCGTCGTGCTCGCGGTGTCGGGGCTTGCGGTGCCACTCGCGGCTGCGATCGCGGAGCGTGCGACCGCCACGATGGTTGCCGACCGGACCGGCGACGCCGTCAGATTCGCTGGGATCGCCGAGCCGAGCATTGTCGCAGGTGAACCTGGCACGATCGGTGCCGAACTCGCCCGCTACAAGGAGCTGTTCGGGATCGAGGGGCTCGTCATTGACCGGGACGGCGAAACCGTCGCCGCGAGCCGGGCGGAGCTCACCGCCGCAGACCTGGGCGGTCCCGGGGCGGCCGACGGGGGAGCGCTGCCCCCGTTCGTCGCCTACGCGCTCGCGGGCACGCGGACGGTGAGCATCGATGCGGTGTGGCCGTGGACGTCGGAACCCCAGTACGTCGCCGAGCCCGTCGTGAGCGGCGGCGAGGTCGTTGGTGCGGTCGTCACCGCGTCGCCGACCGGGGCGCTTCGGGCGGCGATTGCGGTGCAGTGGCTCGTGGTGCTGCTCGTGATCGTTGCCCTGCTCGGGGTCGGTGTCGCCGTCGCGGCACCCCTCGCGCGGTGGGTGCTCCGCCCCATCGAAACGCTCGAGGAGGCGACGGCGGAGCTCGGGGCGGGTGACCTCCATGCCCGCGTGCCGACCGGCGCGGGGCCGCCGGAACTCGTCCACCTCGGGCGCTCGTTCAACCGGATGGCCGCCCGGATTCACCGGCTGGTGAGCAGACAGCGCACGTTCGTGGCGTTCGCCGGGCATCAGGTGCGCAACCCGCTGGCCGCGTTGCGGATGCGAATCGAGGGCATGGGCGTCGCGCTTGACCCGTCGGCGGCCGAGGAGCTTTCGCTCGCGCTCGAGGAGGTCGACCGCCTCACGAGAACCTGCGACGGGCTGATCACGCTCGCGCGCGCGGACTCTCGCCAGCCGCCGCTGGTCGAGTGCAACGTGCGGGAGGTCGTCGCGCGCCGGGTGGCGGGGTGGCTGCCCATCGCAGCGCGCGCCGGCGCCTCCCTCGAGATCGGTGCGGTGCCCCAGCACCTCACCGTGCGCGCCTTTGATGGCACCGTCGATCAGGCCCTCGACGCCCTGATCGACAACGCCCTGAAGTTCGGCGCGACGCGTGTGACGGTTGGCGCCAGCGAGCGCTCCCGTGACGCCGCCAGCGAGCGCTCCCGTGACGCCGCCAGCGAGCGCTCCCGTGGCGCCGCTAGCGAGGTCGCCGGGGCGGGGGACCGCGAGGGAGCGCGTCCCGCAGGGATCGAGGTCGAGTTGCGCGTGCGCGACAACGGGCCCGGGCTCAGCGCAGAGGATCTGGCGCGGGCGGTCGAGCCGTTCTGGCGCTCACCGGAACGCAGCGAGGAGCCGGCGCGTCCCGCCGCCAGCGGCTCGGGGCTCGGCCTCTCCGTGGTCGTCACCCTCCTCGGGATGCAGGGCGGCAGGCTCGCGCTCAGCCCGGTCGCTCCGCGCGGCACGGAGGCCGTGCTCAGGCTGCCGGCCGGTCAGGAGAACGGCTTGGCGTCGCGATAG
- a CDS encoding TAXI family TRAP transporter solute-binding subunit, with product MGDSVAALERGEIDAFFWSGGLPTDAITGLAGRMPIRLLDVSAALPELTARYGPFYAEAPILADTYAGVDPVRTVSVPSLLVVGSEMPNDVAAALARAVLDSREELARLHPATYQLSPRTAVATSPVPLHPGAARYYRDAKPFS from the coding sequence TTGGGCGATTCGGTGGCGGCGCTCGAGCGCGGCGAGATCGACGCGTTCTTCTGGTCGGGCGGGCTGCCAACCGATGCCATCACCGGTCTCGCGGGACGGATGCCGATCCGGCTCCTCGACGTGTCCGCAGCGCTGCCCGAGCTCACCGCCAGGTACGGCCCGTTCTACGCCGAGGCGCCGATCCTCGCCGACACCTACGCGGGGGTCGACCCGGTGCGCACCGTGAGCGTGCCGAGTCTGCTCGTCGTCGGCTCTGAGATGCCCAACGACGTGGCGGCTGCGCTCGCGCGCGCTGTGCTCGACTCGCGGGAGGAGCTCGCGCGGCTGCATCCAGCGACGTACCAGCTATCGCCGCGCACCGCCGTGGCGACCTCGCCCGTGCCGCTGCATCCGGGCGCCGCGCGCTACTATCGCGACGCCAAGCCGTTCTCCTGA
- a CDS encoding TAXI family TRAP transporter solute-binding subunit, whose amino-acid sequence MQRRTLVPLALVGAAALALAGCSQPGADGGDAADGELDRLPAVTIVTGGTAGLFYPIGGALRQIVSDEVEGTTASVESTGASVENIQLIGSGQAELAIAQGDAANQAFNGLADFEGREVRTSTLAVLYPNVYHTVSLAATQSKLGLECFKDVAGTRFSVGDIGSGNEATANQVFESLGMDPETDIDRRQLGYAETSTGLTSGGVDAGTWVVGQGHAGITELATTDDVVLIPMCDDERKKILDGYGGYVDHVIPAGTYPGVDVDTPTIATWNALVVPENFNEEQAYDITKAVFENVDVIEGVYAPAVEFIVPENIENAPVPVHPGALKYYDEVGIDVPAELRG is encoded by the coding sequence ATGCAACGACGCACTCTCGTCCCGCTTGCGCTCGTCGGGGCCGCGGCGCTCGCGCTCGCCGGCTGTTCCCAGCCTGGCGCCGATGGCGGTGATGCGGCCGACGGCGAGCTGGACCGCCTCCCTGCAGTCACCATCGTGACCGGCGGGACCGCGGGGCTGTTCTATCCGATCGGCGGGGCCCTGCGCCAGATCGTGAGCGACGAGGTGGAGGGAACGACGGCGTCCGTCGAGTCGACCGGGGCATCGGTCGAGAACATCCAGCTCATCGGGTCGGGCCAGGCGGAGCTCGCGATCGCGCAGGGCGACGCGGCGAACCAGGCTTTCAACGGGCTCGCCGACTTTGAGGGGCGCGAAGTGCGAACGAGCACGCTCGCTGTCCTCTACCCGAACGTGTACCACACGGTGTCGCTCGCGGCCACGCAGTCCAAGCTCGGTCTCGAATGCTTCAAGGACGTCGCGGGCACGCGCTTCTCGGTCGGCGACATCGGGAGCGGGAACGAGGCAACGGCGAACCAGGTGTTCGAGTCACTCGGCATGGACCCGGAGACCGACATCGATCGCAGGCAGCTCGGCTACGCCGAGACCTCCACGGGGCTGACGAGCGGCGGCGTCGACGCTGGCACCTGGGTCGTGGGTCAGGGGCATGCAGGCATCACGGAGCTCGCGACCACCGACGACGTCGTCCTCATCCCGATGTGTGACGACGAGCGGAAGAAGATCCTCGACGGGTACGGCGGATACGTCGACCATGTGATCCCAGCAGGAACGTATCCGGGCGTCGACGTCGATACGCCGACCATCGCAACCTGGAACGCGCTCGTGGTACCCGAGAACTTCAACGAGGAACAGGCCTACGACATTACGAAGGCCGTCTTCGAAAACGTTGACGTGATCGAGGGGGTCTATGCGCCGGCGGTCGAGTTCATCGTTCCCGAGAACATCGAGAACGCCCCGGTGCCGGTGCACCCCGGCGCGTTGAAGTACTACGACGAAGTCGGGATCGACGTCCCCGCCGAGCTGCGCGGCTGA
- a CDS encoding DUF1850 domain-containing protein, translating into MDYRGRRSLRARLRGAPGAAILIAIAILIGLALTPLLAPTQAIVDVTARGDAGGTERIARLPATAPITVSYVHSIDGLPIEEELVVRDDEFVVERTRLRQFGAGMGQQAGEGSGHAEGPWWVLEGLDRPIGGALTIRAGEPRIDHRLWAGDRELLLSRCWPRQAITLEIRQISLLQAAWGELRAPHDPRTEECAAEEES; encoded by the coding sequence GTGGACTATCGCGGGCGCCGCAGCCTCCGTGCGAGGTTGCGCGGCGCTCCGGGGGCGGCGATCCTCATCGCCATCGCGATCCTCATCGGCCTCGCGCTCACGCCGCTCCTCGCCCCGACGCAGGCGATCGTCGACGTGACCGCGCGGGGCGATGCCGGTGGCACCGAGCGCATCGCGCGCCTCCCGGCGACCGCGCCCATCACGGTGAGCTACGTGCACTCGATCGACGGGCTCCCCATCGAGGAGGAACTCGTTGTCCGCGACGACGAGTTCGTCGTCGAGCGGACACGGCTCCGGCAGTTCGGCGCGGGGATGGGGCAGCAAGCCGGCGAAGGATCGGGCCACGCCGAGGGCCCGTGGTGGGTACTGGAAGGTCTCGACCGCCCGATCGGTGGGGCGCTCACGATCCGGGCCGGGGAACCGCGCATCGACCACCGCCTGTGGGCCGGCGACCGTGAGCTGCTGCTCTCGCGCTGCTGGCCGCGGCAGGCGATCACGCTCGAGATCCGGCAGATCTCGCTGCTGCAAGCCGCGTGGGGTGAACTCCGCGCGCCACACGACCCGCGCACGGAGGAGTGCGCTGCGGAGGAGGAATCATGA
- a CDS encoding TRAP transporter permease yields the protein MTDRTTVAETPAQDRADPQAFDEDDGVPGDGPLWQRLAGLRLGEGPHRRVLGWVILTLAVALGAFQIYITVSYAMDARQQRLAHLVLVLALGFIIVPASKKPWGRSAAMVVVDCAFILASIAVCLYPILFQAQLARRAGAYETLDWVMGLVLCAVLLEVTRRTVGWFMSVLVLLFMFYAWAGPWFPGVFRHRGATIERLSTHVYLGTDGILGFTLGVVVTFVFIFILFGAMLQKSGGGNFFIGLAFALTGKSRGGPAKGAVLGSALMGSVSGSAIGNVATTGPFTIPMMKKVGYNSHDAAGIEAAASTGGQVLPPIMGAGAFLIAERTGIPYADIVKVSIIPALMYFASVYIFVSLLARKHNIGGMKADQLPKVRDVMRSGWHFLAPLVLLVTLLLNYVPPARAGMYALLALFVVSMLRVGSRMSLTDLGEVFVIAAKNTIPVSAACAIAGVIVGVVGMTGLGLVISELLITAFAGNLLLTLIMVALASLVLGVGLPVTASYVVIIILAGPALEGLGLALIVTHLIVYWLSQDSNVTPPVALAAFVGAGIAAAPPMRSALSAWKFAKGLYLIPLLMAYSALMLQGSWIEVAIATITGMVALFAASVGLEGYMLSRVRWYWRVALGFAAAFVLIAPEWSGWIGNALDPAVFVWGGTLISLAIMGLLWLQRDRGDGRSLPNPVSAAITLPA from the coding sequence ATGACTGACCGCACGACCGTCGCGGAGACACCCGCGCAGGATCGCGCAGATCCGCAGGCGTTCGACGAGGACGATGGCGTCCCCGGCGACGGACCGCTTTGGCAACGACTCGCCGGGCTGCGCCTCGGCGAGGGCCCGCACCGGCGCGTGCTCGGCTGGGTGATTCTCACCCTCGCCGTCGCGCTCGGCGCGTTCCAGATCTACATCACCGTCTCGTACGCGATGGACGCCCGCCAGCAGCGGCTCGCACACCTCGTGCTCGTGCTCGCGCTCGGGTTCATCATTGTGCCCGCGTCGAAGAAGCCGTGGGGGAGGAGCGCGGCGATGGTCGTCGTCGACTGCGCGTTCATCCTCGCGAGCATCGCCGTCTGCCTGTACCCGATCCTGTTTCAGGCGCAGCTTGCCCGCCGGGCCGGAGCCTACGAGACGCTCGACTGGGTGATGGGGCTCGTGCTGTGCGCGGTGCTGCTGGAGGTCACGCGGCGCACCGTCGGCTGGTTCATGTCGGTGCTCGTGCTGCTGTTCATGTTCTACGCGTGGGCGGGCCCCTGGTTCCCTGGGGTGTTCAGGCACCGGGGCGCAACGATCGAGCGGCTCTCCACCCACGTCTATCTCGGCACCGACGGGATCCTCGGGTTCACCCTCGGCGTCGTCGTCACGTTCGTGTTCATCTTCATCCTGTTCGGGGCCATGCTCCAGAAGTCGGGCGGCGGGAACTTCTTCATCGGCCTCGCGTTCGCCCTCACCGGGAAGTCGCGTGGCGGCCCTGCCAAGGGCGCCGTGCTCGGCAGCGCGCTCATGGGGTCGGTGTCTGGCAGCGCGATCGGTAACGTCGCGACGACTGGGCCGTTCACGATCCCCATGATGAAGAAGGTCGGCTACAACTCGCACGACGCGGCCGGGATCGAGGCGGCCGCCTCGACTGGCGGGCAGGTGCTCCCGCCGATCATGGGAGCCGGCGCGTTCCTCATTGCCGAGCGCACCGGGATTCCGTACGCCGACATCGTGAAGGTGTCGATCATTCCGGCGCTCATGTACTTCGCATCGGTCTACATCTTCGTGAGCCTGCTGGCCCGCAAACACAACATTGGCGGGATGAAGGCGGACCAGCTCCCCAAGGTGCGCGACGTCATGCGATCCGGCTGGCACTTCCTCGCGCCGCTCGTGCTGCTCGTGACACTGCTGCTCAACTACGTGCCGCCGGCCCGCGCCGGGATGTACGCGCTCCTCGCCCTGTTTGTCGTCTCGATGCTGCGCGTCGGCAGTCGGATGTCGCTCACGGACCTCGGTGAGGTGTTCGTGATCGCCGCGAAGAACACGATCCCGGTGAGCGCCGCGTGCGCGATCGCCGGCGTCATCGTTGGCGTCGTCGGCATGACCGGGCTGGGGCTCGTCATCTCCGAGCTGCTCATCACGGCGTTCGCCGGGAACCTGCTGCTCACCCTCATCATGGTCGCGCTCGCATCGCTGGTGCTCGGCGTTGGGCTCCCGGTGACGGCCTCCTACGTCGTCATCATCATCCTCGCCGGCCCTGCGCTCGAGGGGCTCGGGCTCGCGCTCATCGTCACGCACCTCATCGTGTACTGGCTCAGCCAGGACTCGAACGTCACACCGCCGGTCGCGCTCGCGGCGTTCGTCGGTGCGGGGATCGCGGCGGCGCCACCGATGAGATCGGCGCTCTCAGCATGGAAGTTCGCGAAGGGGCTCTACCTCATCCCGCTGCTGATGGCGTACAGCGCCCTCATGCTGCAGGGAAGCTGGATAGAAGTCGCGATAGCGACGATCACGGGCATGGTCGCGCTCTTCGCGGCGTCGGTCGGGCTCGAGGGCTACATGCTCTCGCGGGTGCGCTGGTACTGGCGCGTCGCGCTGGGGTTCGCCGCGGCCTTCGTGCTCATCGCCCCCGAATGGTCGGGCTGGATCGGGAACGCGCTCGACCCGGCGGTCTTCGTCTGGGGCGGCACGCTCATCAGCCTCGCGATCATGGGGCTGCTCTGGCTCCAGCGGGATCGGGGCGACGGGCGCTCGCTGCCCAACCCGGTGTCGGCGGCGATCACGCTCCCGGCGTAG